In a genomic window of Acidilobus saccharovorans 345-15:
- a CDS encoding APC family permease, with the protein MGSSNSYIEKAQASDRELRKALGLLEIMFLVLGAIIGSGWLFGSFYAAAMAGPAAITSWIIAGVLLLFVALAFAELSGAIPKTGAIVRYPQYSHGSFASTLLGWAYFLSAVTVAPAEAEAAVTYLSTWWPSKWPPLTYSTTVAGVTVTLLTGVGFAIAFAFLTAFFLLNWFGVRLLGAVTHGAGWWKLVIPFATVILILVLIFHPANFASLAYSGGNITVGNKTYSFSPAHGFAPYGWAPVFFALPTTGIVFAYLGFRQGLEYAGEAKNPQRDVPLGTILGFIIAIVLYVLLQVSFVGGIDWSRYQMNLTYTYPNGTTVYKVVQLSPGNWQGLGYTVLSSGPFYELLAVSGIGILLGWAFILLIDAVVSPSGTGWIYEGTTTRVLYGMAADGVLPEWFLRLNKYRIPWIALITSWLLGALFMVPYSGWALMVSFISLTTVLTYIIGGSALMVLRRTVPNMPRPFRVGSDRVAWVIAAIAFIASFLIVYWSTFSVLWLAATFILVGVSLYYMMVAPSRFGVSRAHGVAAGVVFWAILAATTYFLVWRNVMSVAPVPVDARTVGSLVGFVVVNLGAAVGLTEWLKGEMNEEGRAHTNAGYWVLAVLFGAYTLSWLGQYGPFTSPIIPFPWDTVVTALVALALFFYSVYSGIFTRDLDAVLRELGVAPVQADGGGKGS; encoded by the coding sequence GTGGGCAGCTCGAACTCCTACATAGAGAAGGCGCAGGCGAGCGACAGGGAGCTGAGGAAGGCCCTAGGGCTCCTCGAGATAATGTTCCTGGTGCTCGGCGCCATAATAGGCAGCGGCTGGCTCTTCGGCTCCTTCTACGCGGCCGCCATGGCAGGCCCGGCCGCCATAACGTCATGGATTATAGCGGGCGTGCTCCTGCTCTTCGTGGCCCTCGCCTTCGCCGAGCTCTCGGGCGCTATACCTAAGACCGGCGCGATAGTCAGGTACCCGCAGTACAGCCACGGGAGCTTCGCCTCGACCCTGCTCGGCTGGGCCTACTTCCTGAGCGCCGTGACAGTGGCCCCAGCAGAGGCTGAGGCGGCTGTGACCTACCTCTCCACCTGGTGGCCCTCCAAGTGGCCCCCGCTGACCTACTCAACTACAGTGGCCGGCGTCACGGTGACCCTGCTCACCGGCGTGGGCTTCGCCATAGCCTTCGCCTTCCTCACAGCGTTCTTCCTGCTCAACTGGTTCGGCGTCAGGCTGCTGGGCGCCGTGACCCACGGGGCCGGCTGGTGGAAGCTGGTCATACCGTTCGCCACAGTCATACTGATACTTGTCCTCATTTTCCACCCGGCCAACTTCGCCTCGCTGGCTTACTCGGGCGGAAACATAACGGTTGGCAACAAGACCTACTCGTTCTCCCCGGCCCACGGCTTCGCCCCCTACGGCTGGGCCCCGGTGTTCTTCGCGCTGCCCACAACAGGCATAGTGTTCGCCTACCTTGGCTTCAGGCAGGGCCTTGAGTACGCCGGCGAGGCCAAGAACCCGCAGAGGGACGTGCCCCTCGGCACGATACTCGGCTTCATAATAGCCATAGTGCTCTACGTGCTCCTGCAGGTCTCCTTCGTGGGAGGCATAGACTGGTCCAGGTACCAGATGAACCTGACCTACACCTACCCGAACGGGACCACGGTCTACAAGGTGGTCCAGCTCTCGCCCGGCAACTGGCAGGGCCTCGGCTACACCGTGCTATCCTCAGGGCCCTTCTACGAGCTGCTGGCGGTGAGCGGCATCGGCATACTGCTTGGCTGGGCCTTCATACTGCTCATTGACGCCGTCGTCTCGCCAAGCGGCACCGGCTGGATATACGAGGGCACCACGACCAGGGTGCTCTACGGCATGGCTGCAGACGGGGTGCTGCCCGAGTGGTTCCTTAGGCTCAACAAGTACAGGATACCGTGGATAGCCCTGATAACCTCGTGGCTGCTCGGGGCCCTGTTCATGGTGCCCTACTCCGGCTGGGCCCTCATGGTCAGCTTCATATCGCTGACCACGGTGCTGACCTACATAATTGGCGGCTCCGCCCTCATGGTGCTCAGGAGGACGGTTCCCAACATGCCGAGGCCCTTCAGGGTGGGGAGCGACAGGGTCGCCTGGGTGATAGCTGCCATAGCGTTCATAGCCTCCTTCCTGATAGTTTACTGGTCCACGTTCTCGGTGCTCTGGCTGGCGGCGACCTTCATACTTGTCGGCGTGAGCCTCTACTACATGATGGTCGCCCCGTCCAGGTTCGGCGTCAGCAGGGCCCACGGCGTTGCGGCGGGCGTGGTATTCTGGGCAATACTGGCGGCCACCACGTACTTCCTGGTGTGGAGGAACGTCATGTCCGTGGCCCCGGTGCCCGTCGACGCCAGGACCGTCGGCTCCCTGGTGGGCTTCGTGGTGGTAAACCTGGGCGCGGCCGTTGGGCTCACGGAGTGGCTCAAGGGGGAGATGAACGAGGAGGGCAGGGCCCACACCAACGCTGGCTACTGGGTGCTCGCCGTGCTGTTCGGCGCCTACACGCTCTCCTGGCTCGGCCAGTACGGCCCCTTCACGTCGCCTATAATACCGTTCCCGTGGGACACCGTGGTGACCGCCCTGGTGGCCCTGGCCCTGTTCTTCTACTCGGTGTACAGCGGCATCTTCACCAGGGACCTCGACGCCGTGCTGAGGGAGCTCGGCGTCGCCCCAGTGCAGGCCGACGGGGGAGGAAAGGGCTCCTGA